One genomic segment of Nonomuraea coxensis DSM 45129 includes these proteins:
- a CDS encoding DUF2776 family protein — MSVVFRAIPLVMGVICGAFGWYVLAGAPDADHFVAGHVTIALAAICYALFTTAATIIRQLISRYSRAWQVILPLTGYLSALIAVVYGVVILTRGDEPPYVVAGHVIVGIGLISACVSTVATSSTRFTLIPVNAARTAEDEPPEEAYSPVVGKVLIAVPALCALAGFVYAFVLMAKGGGTTPEGGAYYTAGHVLFGLSAICASLIALVASIVRQVRNSFGEPERYRWGWLVIVMGTIDILLGVYVLASSDHPYRIAPGCILIGLGLVCYSILSKALLLALVWRRTFPLANRIPMIPVVTALTCLFFGAFLFEAAVTDPSFFIPARVLVGLGAVCFTLFSIVSILEEGTSG, encoded by the coding sequence ATGAGCGTCGTCTTCCGCGCCATCCCGCTGGTGATGGGTGTCATCTGCGGCGCCTTCGGGTGGTATGTGCTGGCGGGCGCCCCGGACGCCGACCATTTCGTGGCCGGGCATGTGACCATCGCCCTGGCCGCCATCTGCTACGCGCTCTTCACCACCGCGGCCACGATCATCCGCCAGCTGATCTCCCGCTACAGCCGGGCCTGGCAGGTCATCCTGCCCCTGACCGGCTACCTCTCCGCTCTCATCGCCGTCGTCTACGGGGTCGTCATCCTCACGCGGGGCGACGAACCCCCATACGTGGTGGCCGGCCACGTGATCGTCGGCATCGGCCTGATCAGCGCCTGCGTCAGCACCGTGGCGACCTCCTCGACCCGCTTCACCCTCATCCCGGTCAACGCCGCCCGTACCGCGGAGGACGAGCCTCCGGAGGAGGCGTACTCGCCGGTGGTGGGCAAGGTCCTCATCGCGGTCCCGGCCCTCTGCGCCCTCGCCGGCTTCGTGTACGCCTTCGTCCTCATGGCCAAGGGCGGCGGCACGACCCCGGAGGGCGGCGCCTACTACACCGCCGGTCACGTCCTCTTCGGCCTGTCCGCGATCTGCGCCAGCCTGATCGCCCTGGTCGCCAGCATCGTCCGCCAGGTGCGCAACAGCTTCGGTGAGCCCGAGCGCTACCGCTGGGGCTGGCTCGTCATCGTGATGGGCACCATCGACATCCTCCTCGGCGTCTACGTCCTGGCGAGCTCCGATCACCCCTACCGCATCGCGCCCGGCTGCATCCTCATCGGCCTGGGGCTGGTCTGCTACAGCATCCTGTCCAAGGCCCTGCTCCTGGCCCTGGTCTGGCGGCGGACCTTCCCCCTGGCCAACCGCATCCCGATGATCCCCGTGGTCACGGCGCTGACCTGCCTGTTCTTCGGGGCCTTCCTCTTCGAGGCCGCGGTCACGGACCCGTCCTTCTTCATCCCCGCGCGGGTCCTGGTCGGCCTCGGCGCGGTCTGCTTCACCCTCTTCTC
- a CDS encoding serine/threonine-protein kinase — translation MSDPGGFGPLTMDERDPIGPYRIVGRMGAGGMGVVYAGVAADGARVAVKVIHPGLAADPQFLARFVREVELLSRVRGRCVVSVLDADTTAMPPWLATEFVPGPTLSTYVQQNAPLPPGPLLSFGVDIAEALTEIHRAGIVHRDLKPGNVILAGSGAKVLDFGIARALDESGLTGTGALIGTPGWISPEQYRGDQADAAADVFAWGALMTYAATGRPPFGTGAPDVLAYRVMGVDPDLSGVPEEVRELVRSALAKDRTARPPAEEVLARIAAIRSGTGPTPVTLPVTRTKVMPPPAVPAQRVTVPGWAAGVVAAAVVAVVAGGAVLAASSGGGLLTALLGPGGGPAATTYEESPEPDTSDETTTAATTTDDPTDEPSDDPTDEPTDDAEDETAAPEKTPAPRRQPTAGARRSTASVPCASEGSILRQAAALNGGSLPSDAAVESRLCVGNWVAARIASPSVGGIDLIATRDATRFLDGDIGSNLCSRDYGSKLVTAAPARITSFLCPNGVD, via the coding sequence ATGAGCGACCCCGGCGGTTTCGGCCCCCTGACGATGGACGAACGCGACCCGATCGGCCCCTACCGGATCGTGGGCCGGATGGGCGCGGGCGGCATGGGGGTCGTCTACGCGGGGGTCGCGGCCGACGGCGCCCGGGTGGCGGTCAAGGTCATCCATCCGGGGCTGGCGGCCGATCCGCAGTTCCTGGCCCGGTTCGTCCGGGAGGTGGAGCTGCTGTCGCGGGTGCGGGGGCGCTGCGTCGTCTCGGTGCTGGACGCCGACACCACTGCGATGCCGCCCTGGCTGGCCACGGAGTTCGTCCCTGGGCCGACGCTCAGCACGTACGTCCAGCAGAACGCGCCGCTGCCGCCCGGCCCGCTGCTCTCGTTCGGCGTGGACATCGCCGAGGCGCTCACCGAGATCCACCGGGCCGGCATCGTGCACCGCGACCTCAAACCCGGGAACGTCATCCTCGCCGGCTCCGGCGCGAAGGTCCTCGACTTCGGCATCGCGCGGGCCCTCGACGAGAGCGGGCTCACGGGCACCGGCGCGCTGATCGGCACGCCCGGCTGGATCAGCCCCGAGCAGTACCGGGGCGACCAGGCGGACGCCGCCGCCGACGTGTTCGCGTGGGGCGCGCTGATGACGTACGCGGCCACGGGGCGCCCGCCCTTCGGCACCGGGGCTCCCGACGTCCTCGCCTACCGGGTCATGGGCGTCGATCCCGACCTGTCCGGGGTGCCGGAGGAGGTCCGCGAGCTCGTACGGAGCGCGCTCGCCAAGGACCGTACGGCACGGCCGCCCGCCGAGGAGGTGCTCGCCCGGATCGCCGCGATCCGGTCGGGCACGGGCCCGACGCCGGTCACCCTGCCGGTGACGCGCACGAAGGTCATGCCGCCTCCGGCGGTGCCCGCCCAGCGGGTGACGGTGCCGGGATGGGCGGCCGGGGTGGTCGCCGCCGCCGTCGTGGCGGTCGTGGCCGGGGGAGCGGTGCTGGCGGCGAGCTCCGGAGGAGGGCTGCTGACGGCGCTGCTGGGCCCGGGCGGCGGCCCGGCCGCGACGACGTACGAGGAGAGCCCGGAGCCGGACACGAGCGACGAGACCACGACCGCCGCCACCACCACGGACGACCCCACGGACGAGCCGAGCGACGACCCCACGGACGAGCCCACGGACGACGCCGAGGACGAGACGGCGGCCCCGGAGAAGACGCCCGCCCCGCGCCGACAGCCCACCGCGGGCGCGCGGCGCTCGACCGCCTCCGTCCCGTGCGCGTCCGAGGGCTCGATCCTCCGGCAGGCCGCCGCGCTGAACGGCGGCAGCCTGCCCTCGGACGCCGCCGTCGAGTCCCGGCTGTGCGTGGGGAACTGGGTGGCGGCCAGGATCGCCTCCCCGAGCGTCGGCGGCATCGACCTGATCGCCACCCGCGACGCCACCCGCTTCCTGGACGGCGACATCGGCAGCAACCTCTGCTCGCGCGACTACGGCTCGAAGCTGGTGACGGCCGCGCCGGCCCGCATCACGTCGTTCCTCTGCCCCAACGGCGTCGACTGA
- a CDS encoding ISL3 family transposase produces MHNPIETSTEATLLLDLEGLHVVKVERDHDGHRIVHVVTADESARACPACGVFSVTVKERVATRPRDLRAGDSPYTLLWHKLRWSCREPLCPRGSFTEQIPQVSAGMRTTARLRRACGRAIADGGRTVTQAARDHRLSWPIAMRELRAYATEVLPDQPEPTPVIGIDEIRRGRPRWEQDPDTGKYRLIADRWHVGFTDLATGQGLLGQVEGRLSTSVAAWLNARPKAWRTALTHVAIDMCQTFRCAVRAALPHAIIVVDHFHLVQLANGKLADLRRRLTWKMRDRRGRTGDPEYDHRRLLRSNREDLTDEQIAILERDLTRIGTYGRHILAGWHAKEKLRYLLALARTNPARSTIAHRLHAFYIWCADHPYLPELVTLAETVASWWKEIEAFLLTGITNAKSEGTNRVIKLEARCAYGFRNPANQRLRSRCATTRESRNRAIPA; encoded by the coding sequence GTGCACAATCCTATCGAGACCTCCACCGAGGCGACACTGCTGCTTGATCTGGAGGGCCTGCACGTGGTCAAGGTCGAGCGCGACCACGACGGCCATCGGATCGTCCACGTCGTCACCGCCGACGAATCCGCCCGTGCCTGCCCGGCCTGCGGCGTCTTCTCCGTCACCGTCAAGGAACGGGTGGCCACCCGGCCACGGGACCTGCGCGCGGGCGACTCCCCGTACACCCTGCTGTGGCACAAACTCCGGTGGAGCTGTCGCGAGCCGCTGTGCCCTCGAGGCTCGTTCACCGAGCAGATCCCGCAGGTCAGCGCCGGAATGCGGACGACCGCCCGGCTACGCCGCGCCTGCGGACGCGCGATCGCCGACGGCGGCCGCACCGTCACCCAAGCCGCCCGCGACCACCGTCTCTCCTGGCCCATCGCGATGCGCGAACTACGCGCCTACGCCACCGAGGTACTGCCCGACCAGCCCGAACCCACCCCCGTGATCGGCATCGACGAGATCCGCCGAGGCCGCCCCCGCTGGGAGCAAGACCCCGACACCGGGAAATACCGGCTGATCGCAGACCGCTGGCACGTCGGCTTCACCGACCTGGCCACCGGCCAGGGACTGCTCGGCCAGGTCGAAGGCCGCCTCTCCACATCAGTGGCGGCCTGGTTGAACGCCCGCCCAAAGGCATGGCGAACGGCGCTCACCCACGTGGCGATCGACATGTGCCAGACCTTCCGCTGCGCGGTCCGCGCCGCCCTGCCCCACGCGATCATCGTGGTCGACCACTTCCACCTCGTGCAACTGGCCAACGGCAAGCTCGCCGACCTGCGCCGCCGCCTGACCTGGAAGATGCGTGACCGTCGCGGCCGAACGGGAGATCCCGAATACGACCACCGGCGGCTGCTGCGCTCCAACCGCGAAGACCTCACCGACGAGCAGATCGCCATCCTGGAACGCGACCTGACCAGGATCGGAACCTACGGCCGACACATCCTGGCCGGCTGGCACGCCAAGGAGAAACTGCGATACCTGCTCGCACTGGCCCGCACCAACCCTGCCCGCTCGACGATCGCCCACCGCCTGCACGCCTTCTACATCTGGTGCGCCGACCATCCCTACCTGCCCGAACTCGTCACCCTCGCCGAGACCGTCGCCTCCTGGTGGAAGGAGATCGAGGCGTTCCTGCTCACCGGGATCACCAACGCCAAGAGCGAGGGCACCAACCGAGTCATCAAGCTCGAAGCCCGCTGCGCATACGGCTTCCGCAACCCGGCCAACCAACGCCTCCGGTCACGCTGCGCAACCACACGAGAGAGTCGAAACCGCGCCATTCCCGCTTAA
- a CDS encoding MBL fold metallo-hydrolase translates to MSRVTFLGTGNFQAAERYWNGFVLDDHILVEPSPTALPHLRRCGIDVAGLDVVAISHFHADHTFGWPFLLLELLHRHAATPLHVVGPPRVEQFLRTMMDVAGVPGIHEEAHEKLDIRYVEVDCSWQVAGPLRFRAVEVDHVAHLDCYGYVFERAGATVGYSGDTRPGAGLDALAAASDALILECNGPHHPAAGHMEVGHVEALRRRFPDVPFVLTHLGAGVEAGHIERCLVPDDFQTVEI, encoded by the coding sequence TTGAGCAGGGTCACATTTCTGGGGACCGGCAATTTCCAGGCCGCCGAGCGCTATTGGAATGGATTCGTCCTGGACGATCATATTCTGGTCGAGCCGTCGCCCACCGCGCTGCCGCACCTGCGCCGGTGCGGGATCGACGTGGCCGGGCTCGACGTCGTGGCCATCTCGCACTTCCACGCCGACCACACCTTCGGCTGGCCCTTCCTGCTGCTCGAACTGCTGCACCGGCACGCCGCCACGCCGCTCCACGTGGTGGGGCCGCCCCGGGTCGAGCAGTTCCTCCGGACGATGATGGACGTCGCCGGCGTGCCCGGCATCCACGAGGAGGCGCACGAGAAGCTCGACATCCGCTACGTCGAGGTGGACTGCTCGTGGCAGGTGGCGGGCCCGCTCAGGTTCCGGGCCGTGGAGGTGGACCACGTGGCGCATCTCGACTGCTACGGGTACGTCTTCGAGCGCGCCGGCGCGACGGTCGGGTACTCCGGGGACACGCGGCCGGGCGCCGGCCTCGACGCGCTCGCGGCGGCCAGCGACGCGCTCATCCTGGAGTGCAACGGCCCGCACCATCCCGCCGCCGGGCACATGGAGGTCGGGCACGTGGAGGCGTTGCGCCGGCGGTTTCCCGATGTGCCGTTCGTGCTGACGCACCTGGGGGCGGGGGTGGAGGCCGGGCACATCGAACGCTGCCTGGTGCCGGACGACTTCCAGACGGTGGAGATCTAG
- a CDS encoding DUF4097 family beta strand repeat-containing protein yields MTRLAALAASTALAALTALATAGCGGLDLDAEEVRSSRAFPVTGTTLKIVSSLGGVRVLPGSAGSVRVDRWVRGKAAGEGNATWSLRDGVLRLGADCSMIVGDCGARYHVEVPPAVHVTVEAPDGVTLKNLGQDVDAVSREHIQVDGASGRLRLRSDGPITGTALTSAAVRARTVDGAIDVTFVTAPADLDLESADGRVTATVPKGSYAVTARSRDGSVTSDLRSDPKASAVIVARSGTGNVRVRVP; encoded by the coding sequence ATGACGCGACTCGCTGCGCTCGCAGCCTCCACCGCCCTCGCAGCCCTGACGGCCCTCGCCACGGCCGGCTGCGGCGGCCTCGACCTGGACGCCGAGGAGGTCCGCTCCAGCCGCGCCTTCCCCGTCACGGGGACCACACTGAAGATCGTCTCCTCGCTGGGCGGCGTCCGCGTCCTGCCCGGCTCCGCCGGCTCGGTGCGGGTGGACCGCTGGGTCCGCGGCAAGGCGGCCGGCGAGGGCAACGCCACCTGGTCCCTCCGCGACGGCGTCCTGCGGCTCGGCGCGGACTGCAGCATGATCGTCGGCGACTGCGGCGCCCGCTATCACGTCGAGGTGCCGCCCGCCGTCCACGTCACGGTCGAGGCCCCCGACGGCGTGACGCTCAAGAACCTCGGGCAGGACGTGGACGCGGTCTCACGCGAGCACATCCAGGTCGACGGCGCCTCGGGCCGCCTGCGCCTGCGCAGCGACGGCCCGATCACCGGCACCGCCCTGACCTCGGCGGCCGTACGCGCCCGCACCGTGGACGGCGCGATCGACGTCACCTTCGTCACCGCCCCCGCCGACCTGGACCTGGAGTCCGCCGACGGCCGGGTGACGGCGACGGTGCCGAAGGGCTCGTACGCGGTGACCGCCCGCAGCAGGGACGGCTCCGTCACCTCCGACCTCAGGAGCGACCCGAAGGCGTCCGCCGTCATCGTCGCCCGCAGCGGCACCGGGAACGTCCGCGTCCGCGTCCCGTGA
- a CDS encoding LLM class flavin-dependent oxidoreductase, with product MRLGVMFDRGLPPERLVPFARELDDSSADDLWVVEDLGWAGGLTSAATALAVTSRLRVGIGITPAPLRNPMLLAMELGNLARLHPGRLAAGIGHGVREWMRQVGAAPASPLSLLEETITSVRALLRGETVTLEGREVRLDGVSLVHPPATVPPVLAGVKGPRSLALSGRVAEGTILPEGVGPAQLTALRETIGAGDGHEVVMFTFLGVGDGHTVDRGLVEGQAAFLGVAPEDVMMATGTAEEAAGRVKALAAAGADTVVVRPLDLTDPLRHVRALLAAL from the coding sequence GTGAGACTGGGCGTGATGTTCGACCGGGGCCTGCCGCCCGAGCGGCTCGTGCCGTTCGCCAGGGAGCTGGACGACAGCTCCGCCGACGACCTGTGGGTGGTCGAGGACCTCGGCTGGGCCGGCGGGCTCACCTCGGCCGCCACCGCCCTCGCCGTCACCTCCCGCCTGCGCGTCGGCATCGGCATCACCCCCGCTCCCCTGCGCAACCCGATGCTGCTGGCCATGGAGCTGGGCAACCTGGCCCGCCTGCACCCGGGGCGGCTCGCCGCCGGGATCGGGCACGGCGTACGCGAATGGATGCGACAGGTGGGAGCGGCCCCCGCGTCGCCGCTGTCGCTGCTGGAGGAGACGATCACGTCCGTACGGGCGCTGCTGCGGGGCGAGACGGTGACGCTGGAGGGCCGGGAGGTCCGGCTCGACGGGGTCTCGCTCGTGCACCCGCCCGCCACCGTCCCGCCGGTGCTGGCCGGGGTGAAGGGGCCGAGGTCGCTGGCGCTGTCCGGGCGGGTGGCGGAGGGCACGATCCTGCCGGAAGGGGTCGGGCCCGCGCAGCTCACCGCCCTGCGGGAGACCATCGGGGCCGGTGACGGGCACGAGGTGGTGATGTTCACCTTCCTCGGCGTCGGCGACGGCCACACCGTCGACCGCGGGCTGGTCGAGGGGCAGGCCGCCTTCCTGGGGGTGGCGCCCGAGGACGTGATGATGGCGACCGGGACGGCCGAGGAGGCCGCCGGCCGCGTCAAGGCGCTGGCGGCGGCCGGCGCGGACACCGTCGTGGTGCGTCCGCTGGACCTCACCGACCCCTTGCGGCACGTCCGGGCGCTCCTGGCGGCCCTCTAG
- a CDS encoding STAS domain-containing protein, with protein MVVKHWREDPCTVLHIVGDLDVAAAPRVRAELEQAIAEADPPNLVLDLTEVPFCDSVGLGVLVSTLNRIQQVRGRLILVLAPGMIKHLLTITNLDRHFETTDSMNAARTALGTAA; from the coding sequence ATGGTGGTCAAACATTGGCGGGAGGACCCCTGCACCGTTCTGCACATCGTCGGCGATCTCGACGTGGCGGCCGCTCCCCGGGTCCGGGCCGAGCTGGAGCAGGCCATCGCCGAGGCCGACCCTCCTAATCTCGTCCTCGATCTCACCGAGGTGCCGTTCTGCGACTCGGTCGGGCTGGGCGTCCTGGTCTCCACGCTCAACCGGATCCAGCAGGTGCGCGGGCGACTCATCCTGGTGCTGGCCCCTGGCATGATCAAGCACCTGCTGACGATCACCAACCTCGACCGGCACTTCGAGACCACGGACTCCATGAACGCGGCCCGTACGGCCCTCGGGACGGCGGCCTGA
- a CDS encoding LCP family protein has protein sequence MHDPGEEEDAGVLVGGDAYGGVRLTPDRARRPVRRSAKARRRNVLVAGFLSTCVLVTTGVVWATPRQIGTVDAGVGESAARGGAENILLVGVDKRDDLSRQQQNRLKLGREVGQRTDTMMVIHLSEDHRRVTVVSLPRDTWTTIPGQGDHKINSAYQFGGPKLAKQAVEAATGLRINRYIEVNILGFIDVVDSLGGVTVCTPVAINDQKIALNLAAGTHQLDGVQALLYARTRATARSDLDRIDRQQQVISALLNRALSAETLSNPAKLASFVNSTLGTVKVDPDDGLVDLATQLRDVSLQNVRFVDVPLADVNYRAPTGESAVLWDKQAAKDLFTRIDNDQDVTKPTPTAAATPSAKPSAVAPGSVTLKVKNGTLITGLGARTKAGLVAYGFKVPDEPGNTDKKDYKRTLIRYPEGQEAAARVVAAAVPGAELKKADVKGIEVIVGSDQPKIVKQKTSADPAPKPAVTPTTKTAMQNICKQ, from the coding sequence ATGCACGACCCGGGCGAGGAGGAGGACGCCGGAGTGCTCGTGGGCGGGGACGCCTACGGGGGCGTCAGGCTCACGCCCGACCGCGCGCGCAGGCCGGTCAGGCGCAGCGCGAAGGCGCGGCGGCGCAACGTGCTGGTCGCCGGGTTCCTGTCCACCTGCGTGCTGGTCACCACCGGCGTCGTGTGGGCGACGCCGCGGCAGATCGGCACCGTGGACGCCGGCGTCGGCGAGTCGGCGGCGCGCGGCGGCGCCGAGAACATCCTGCTCGTCGGCGTGGACAAGCGTGACGACCTCAGCCGGCAGCAGCAAAACCGGCTCAAGCTGGGCCGCGAGGTGGGCCAGCGCACCGACACGATGATGGTGATCCATCTGTCGGAGGACCACCGCCGGGTCACGGTGGTGAGCCTGCCGCGCGACACCTGGACGACGATCCCCGGCCAGGGCGACCACAAGATCAACTCGGCTTACCAGTTCGGCGGGCCCAAGCTGGCCAAGCAGGCCGTCGAGGCGGCCACCGGCCTGCGGATCAACCGCTACATCGAGGTCAACATCCTCGGCTTCATCGACGTGGTCGACTCGCTCGGCGGCGTCACCGTCTGCACGCCCGTGGCGATCAACGACCAGAAGATCGCGCTCAACCTGGCCGCGGGCACCCACCAGCTCGACGGCGTGCAGGCCCTCCTCTACGCCCGCACCCGCGCCACGGCCCGCTCCGACCTCGACCGCATCGACCGCCAGCAGCAGGTCATCTCGGCCCTGCTCAACCGGGCGCTGAGCGCCGAGACGCTGAGCAACCCGGCCAAGCTGGCCTCGTTCGTCAACTCCACGCTGGGCACGGTCAAGGTGGACCCGGACGACGGCCTGGTCGACCTGGCCACCCAGCTGCGCGACGTCTCGCTGCAGAACGTGCGCTTCGTGGACGTGCCGCTGGCGGACGTGAACTACCGCGCCCCCACGGGCGAGTCGGCGGTGCTGTGGGACAAGCAGGCCGCCAAGGACCTGTTCACCAGGATCGACAACGACCAGGACGTCACCAAGCCCACGCCCACGGCCGCCGCCACACCCTCGGCCAAGCCCTCCGCGGTCGCGCCCGGCAGCGTGACGCTCAAGGTCAAGAACGGCACGCTCATCACCGGGCTCGGGGCGCGGACGAAGGCGGGGCTGGTCGCGTACGGGTTCAAGGTCCCCGACGAGCCCGGCAACACCGACAAGAAGGATTACAAGCGGACCCTGATCCGCTATCCGGAGGGCCAGGAGGCCGCCGCCCGCGTGGTCGCCGCCGCCGTTCCCGGCGCGGAGCTGAAGAAGGCGGATGTGAAGGGCATCGAGGTGATCGTCGGCAGCGACCAGCCGAAAATCGTCAAGCAGAAGACCTCGGCCGACCCGGCGCCGAAACCCGCCGTTACACCAACCACGAAAACGGCTATGCAGAACATATGTAAGCAATAG
- a CDS encoding glycosyltransferase family 2 protein, which yields MKQFPDSPHAPAETRAWPPISVIMPVLNEERHLREAVDMVLAQHYPGEIEVVLAVGPSQDRTQEVADAIAASDRRVTVVPNPTGRTPNALNAAIAASRNGIVARVDGHAMLPSDYLRIAVETLAETGADNVGGVMAAEGISPFEQAVACAMTSKIGVGAAAFHVGGTAGPADTVYLGVFRRSALDRVGGYDEHFQRAQDWEMNHRIRQSGGLVWFQPRMRVSYRPRPNVKALAKQYFHYGRWRRVVARTHEGTINLRYLAPPAAVLAMILGLVVSPFFPLGLVVPGGYALAIVAGSAVTGSHLPMAARLRLPLVYAAMHCSWGWGFLTSPRRLARPPRSS from the coding sequence ATGAAGCAGTTCCCCGACTCGCCGCACGCGCCCGCGGAGACGCGCGCCTGGCCCCCCATCTCCGTCATCATGCCGGTCCTCAACGAGGAGCGGCACCTTCGTGAGGCCGTCGACATGGTCCTCGCGCAGCACTACCCCGGTGAGATCGAGGTCGTGCTCGCGGTGGGCCCGTCCCAGGACCGCACCCAGGAGGTCGCCGACGCCATCGCCGCGTCCGACCGCCGGGTCACCGTGGTGCCCAACCCGACCGGCCGCACCCCCAACGCGCTCAACGCCGCGATCGCCGCCTCCCGCAACGGCATCGTCGCACGAGTCGACGGGCACGCCATGCTGCCCTCCGACTACCTGCGCATCGCGGTCGAGACCCTGGCCGAGACAGGCGCCGACAACGTCGGCGGCGTCATGGCCGCGGAGGGGATCAGCCCGTTCGAGCAGGCCGTGGCCTGCGCGATGACCTCCAAGATCGGGGTGGGCGCCGCCGCCTTCCACGTGGGAGGCACGGCGGGCCCCGCCGACACCGTCTACCTCGGCGTCTTCCGCCGCTCGGCGCTCGACCGGGTGGGCGGCTACGACGAGCACTTCCAGCGCGCCCAGGACTGGGAGATGAACCACCGCATCCGCCAGAGCGGCGGCTTGGTGTGGTTCCAGCCGCGCATGCGGGTCTCCTACCGGCCGCGGCCCAACGTCAAGGCCCTCGCCAAGCAGTACTTCCACTACGGCCGCTGGCGGCGGGTGGTCGCGCGCACCCACGAGGGCACGATCAACCTGCGTTACCTCGCCCCGCCCGCCGCGGTGCTGGCGATGATCCTCGGGCTGGTCGTGTCGCCGTTCTTCCCGCTCGGCCTCGTCGTCCCCGGAGGCTACGCCCTCGCGATCGTCGCCGGGTCGGCCGTGACCGGCAGCCACCTGCCGATGGCCGCCCGGCTGCGGCTCCCGCTGGTGTACGCCGCCATGCACTGCTCGTGGGGCTGGGGCTTCCTCACCAGCCCGCGCAGGCTGGCCCGCCCGCCCCGATCGTCATGA
- a CDS encoding CDP-glycerol glycerophosphotransferase family protein, with amino-acid sequence MRRLIVIAALLASYPALLAAALWPAPLVFGAAALVSYAAEYAAPRLARRPLELLGQVHLGVTVRFAARETAALLLVARAAGPDSVWFLALAVAMFGIHGMRALHTGLALLLRQTLSRMPVTTRNLDVSALRIPKLPPHWLGDPRGTRFLYLDALPVLGAVWGAVAACCGAALALALGAAGALALLPYVRRTRPLTDRVRVLEVVGAQVAAYRPEVILYFSGATAAAYQARMWLPVLERIDRRAIVVLRERGMARHLEPSSLPMVCIPSSADLMSFRALSSAKLCLYVANVGRNVHMLRIPTLRSAFLNHGDSDKEASFNPFSRVYDEVWVAGPAGRDRYRKAKVGVRDECVHEVGRPQLQGISTRGPGLPYRTVLYAPTWEGWNDDLFHTSLMTFGPRIVRALLEHDPPLRVIYKPHPLTGHRDKAALRAHRRIVAMIEKAELAKSKARHPSRAEGPATHVRHLVVTGPEPHLYDCFNQCDLLISDISSVVADFLASEKPYAVTNVAGLPEHAFHERYPSTEAGVLLGEDLAGLAEFLDGEDTLARARVKLRSYLLGPEYPDALTRFNAAVERVLTGS; translated from the coding sequence ATGAGGAGACTCATCGTGATCGCGGCGCTGCTGGCCTCCTATCCCGCGCTGCTGGCGGCGGCGCTCTGGCCGGCCCCGCTGGTGTTCGGGGCGGCGGCGCTGGTGTCCTACGCCGCCGAGTACGCCGCGCCGCGCCTGGCCCGCCGCCCGCTGGAGCTGCTCGGCCAGGTGCACCTGGGCGTCACGGTGCGCTTCGCGGCCCGCGAGACGGCGGCGCTGCTGCTCGTGGCGCGGGCGGCCGGGCCGGACTCGGTGTGGTTCCTGGCGCTGGCGGTCGCGATGTTCGGCATCCACGGGATGCGGGCCCTGCACACGGGGCTCGCGTTGCTGCTCAGGCAGACGCTCAGCCGGATGCCGGTCACGACCCGCAACCTCGACGTGTCGGCGCTGCGCATCCCCAAGCTGCCGCCGCACTGGCTGGGCGACCCGCGCGGCACGCGCTTCCTCTACCTGGACGCGCTGCCGGTGCTCGGGGCCGTGTGGGGCGCGGTCGCGGCCTGCTGCGGGGCGGCCCTGGCGCTCGCCCTGGGCGCGGCCGGCGCGCTGGCGCTCCTCCCGTACGTGCGCCGCACCCGCCCGCTCACCGACCGGGTCCGCGTGCTGGAGGTCGTCGGGGCGCAGGTGGCCGCCTACCGCCCGGAGGTCATCCTGTACTTCTCGGGCGCGACGGCCGCCGCCTACCAGGCCCGCATGTGGCTGCCCGTGCTGGAGCGCATCGACCGGCGGGCCATCGTGGTGCTGCGCGAGCGCGGCATGGCCCGGCACCTGGAGCCGTCGTCGCTGCCGATGGTGTGCATCCCGTCGTCGGCCGACCTGATGAGCTTCCGCGCCCTGTCCAGCGCCAAGCTCTGCCTGTACGTCGCGAACGTCGGCCGCAACGTCCACATGCTGCGCATCCCGACGCTCCGCAGCGCCTTCCTCAACCACGGCGACAGCGACAAGGAAGCCTCGTTCAACCCGTTCTCGCGGGTGTACGACGAGGTGTGGGTGGCCGGTCCGGCCGGCCGCGACCGCTACAGGAAGGCCAAGGTCGGCGTGCGGGACGAGTGCGTCCACGAGGTCGGCCGGCCCCAGTTGCAGGGCATCTCGACGCGGGGGCCGGGGCTGCCGTACCGGACCGTTCTCTACGCGCCCACCTGGGAGGGCTGGAACGACGACCTGTTCCACACCTCGCTGATGACGTTCGGCCCGCGTATCGTGCGGGCGCTGCTGGAGCACGATCCGCCGCTGCGGGTCATCTACAAGCCGCACCCGCTGACCGGGCACCGCGACAAGGCGGCCCTGCGGGCGCACCGGCGGATCGTCGCCATGATCGAGAAGGCCGAGCTGGCCAAGTCGAAGGCCCGGCACCCGTCGCGGGCCGAGGGGCCGGCCACGCACGTCAGGCACCTGGTCGTCACCGGCCCTGAGCCGCACCTGTACGACTGCTTCAACCAGTGCGACCTGCTGATCAGCGACATCTCCAGCGTGGTCGCCGACTTCCTGGCCAGCGAGAAGCCGTACGCGGTGACGAACGTCGCGGGGCTGCCCGAGCACGCCTTCCACGAGCGCTATCCGAGCACGGAGGCGGGCGTGCTGCTGGGCGAGGACCTGGCCGGCCTCGCGGAGTTCCTGGACGGGGAGGACACCCTGGCCCGGGCGCGGGTGAAGCTCAGGAGCTATCTGCTCGGGCCGGAGTATCCGGACGCGCTGACCCGCTTCAACGCGGCGGTGGAGCGGGTCCTCACGGGGTCATGA